A portion of the Cryptomeria japonica chromosome 5, Sugi_1.0, whole genome shotgun sequence genome contains these proteins:
- the LOC131079778 gene encoding L-type lectin-domain containing receptor kinase IX.1-like produces MAELCHAVSSLLFSCVAASLILMSHAGNLSFAFPPSNDFKTQNDAYFQGDNLILLTKNQATGSLANSSGWAAYNKSIPLWDNLILLLSSEFDTHNNSALDPDDNHVGVDVNSIFSKVNVSLTSVGKSGLCDKKLKNGKEHQGWPRPQQGCPQRRTLVTPGISLVIIRGNHQLFNFQSTLPNSSFGNGKINNSHFRVILIVVFCSALAICGFIFIGWRQYFRKSECGGEATEDSVVEVDQCFLQGPRKISYAELSTAIVESLGKEASVAFTGASCLLLGWCHRKGELLLVYEYLPNGSLDNYIFGEQKGALDWDRRYDIACDLASALAYLHEEWDQLVVHRDIKASSVMLDSNFNAKLGDFDFARLVERHHSASHTTVVAGTLGYLAPECVMTGKASPETDVFSFGVVTLETACGGRPVDRSLHEQNCRLVEWAWNLYGHGNILCAADEKLGGKFNEKEMERMLLVGVLCSHPDPTSRPKMREVTKILKGEADLSFVLLDFPVAVYSQRQRLRPPIISSSLAFTS; encoded by the exons ATGGCCGAGCTCTGTCATGCTGTTTCTTCCCTGCTCTTCTCCTGTGTTGCCGCTTCTCTCATTTTAATGTCACACGCAGGAAATCTTAGCTTTGCATTCCCTCCCAGCAACGATTTTAAAACTCAAAATGATGCTTATTTTCAAGGAGACAATCTCATACTTCTGACCAAGAACCAAGCAACAGGGAGCCTGGCCAATAGCTCAGGCTGGGCAGCTTACAATAAATCGATTCCGCTTTGGGACAATCTCATACTCCTCTTGAGCTCTG AATTTGACACTCACAACAACAGTGCTTTGGATCCCGACGACAACCATGTGGGTGTTGACGTCAATAGTATTTTTTCGAAGGTCAACGTTTCGCTGACCAGCGTAGGAAAGTCCGGTCTTTGTGATAAAAAGCTCAAGAATGGAAA AGAACATCAAGGTTGGCCTCGGCCTCAACAGGGTTGTCCTCAGAGACGCACACTGGTTACGCCTGGGATTTCTCTTGTAATTATTCGTGGGAATCATCAGCTGTTCAATTTCCAATCAACGCTCCCAAACTCTTCTTTTGGAAATGGCAAGATAAACAATAGCCATTTCCGGGTTATATTGATAGTTGTCTTTTGCAGCGCCCTGGCCATCTGCGGTTTCATATTCATTGGCTGGCGACAGTATTTCAGAAAAAGCGAATGCGGTGGTGAGGCAACTGAAGACAGCGTTGTGGAGGTGGACCAATGTTTTTTACAGGGCCCACGAAAAATCTCCTATGCGGAGCTCAGTACAGCGATAGTGGAAAGCTTGGGCAAGGAGGCTTCGGTGGCGTTTACAGGGGCATCCTGCCTG CTCTTAGGATGGTGCCATCGAAAGGGCGAGTTACTCCTGGTCTATGAATACCTGCCTAATGGAAGTCTAGATAATTATATTTTTGGGGAGCAGAAGGGTGCTTTGGATTGGGACAGGAGGTATGATATTGCTTGTGACTTAGCCTCTGCTCTAGCTTATCTCCACGAGGAATGGGACCAACTTGTTGTGCACCGAGACATAAAGGCAAGCAGCGTAATGTTGGATTCCAATTTCAACGCCAAGTTGGGAGATTTTGATTTCGCTAGACTGGTCGAGCGTCATCATTCAGCTTCTCATACAACTGTGGTGGCAGGCACACTTGGGTATTTAGCGCCCGAGTGTGTAATGACAGGGAAGGCCAGTCCAGAGACGGACGTATTCAGCTTTGGGGTGGTGACTCTGGAAACTGCCTGCGGAGGGCGGCCGGTTGACCGCTCTCTACATGAACAGAATTGTAGACTGGTAGAATGGGCTTGGAATTTATATGGACACGGAAATATTTTATGTGCTGCGGATGAGAAATTGGGTGGAAAATTTAACGAGAAGGAAATGGAGAGGATGCTGTTGGTGGGGGTGCTGTGCTCTCACCCAGACCCCACATCAAGACCTAAAATGAGAGAGGTGACAAAGATATTGAAAGGCGAAGCTGATTTGTCATTTGTTCTCCTGGATTTTCCTGTCGCTGTGTACAGCCAGCGCCAGCGCCTTCGTCCTCCTATCATTTCAAGCTCGTTGGCTTTCACGTCTTAA
- the LOC131079779 gene encoding L-type lectin-domain containing receptor kinase IX.1-like, whose translation MAKLCYSPSSIFLFSCVAASLIFMSHAGNLSFSFPPSTDFIIQNDAYFLGDKAIELTKNQATGNLGSSLGWAAYNHSVPLWDKSSRALASFSNHFQFIIGRGNDNRKLFGDGLAFFLAPFNLEQPLNATGGGLGLFNDSTLTGLSYQMVAVEFDTFKNYFDPDGNHVGIDINSILSKVNVSLTDVAENSSLCDKKLKNGKQWDAWVKRLQVFLLCNPDGISISKPPTPILIYDIDLRDFLPETIRVGLSASTGNSSETHTVNSWNFSCQYSWELSAVPPPTNAHNESNSHFWVILIVVFCSAMAICGLVFIGWRRYFRKSEGVGEASEESDVELDQWFSQGPRKFSYAELSTATGNFSDNEKLGQGGFGGVYRGVLPGTKEVVAVKKISQGSSQGRKEYVSEVTIISRLRHRNLVRLLGWCHRKGELLLVYEYLPNGSLDNYIFGEQKGSLNWERRYNIACDLASALVYLHEEWDQLVVHRDVKASNVMLDSNFNAKLGDFGLARLVERHNAASHTTVVAGTFGYLAPECVMTGKASPETDVFSFGAVTLEIACGRRPVDRSLNKHNCRLVEWVWDLYEHGKILCAADEKLGGLFNENEMERMLLVGLLCSHPDPTSRPKMREVTKILKGETELPYVPLGLPVAVYSQRLRPDVMLSPSAFTSSTASSGPDKISEYPLFVTEPR comes from the coding sequence ATGGCCAAGCTCTGTtattctccttcttccatctttctcttctcCTGTGTCGCCGCTTCTCTTATTTTCATGTCACATGCAGGAAATCTTAGCTTTTCATTCCCTCCCAGCACGGACTTTATAATCCAAAATGATGCCTATTTCCTAGGAGACAAGGCTATAGAACTGACCAAGAACCAAGCAACAGGGAACCTGGGCAGTAGCTTAGGCTGGGCGGCTTACAATCACTCGGTTCCACTTTGGGACAAATCCTCTCGAGCTTTGGCGAGCTTCTCTAATCATTTTCAATTCATTATTGGCAGGGGCAATGATAATCGAAAACTTTTCGGAGACGGACTTGCTTTCTTCTTGGCGCCTTTCAACTTGGAACAGCCCTTGAACGCTACGGGTGGAGGTCTCGGCTTATTTAATGACTCAACTTTGACTGGATTATCCTATCAGATGGTTGCTGTGGAGTTTGACACTTTCAAGAATTACTTTGATCCCGATGGCAATCATGTGGGGATCGATATCAACAGTATTTTGTCCAAGGTAAACGTTTCGCTGACAGACGTAGCTGAAAACTCCAGTCTTTGTGATAAGAAACTCAAGAATGGAAAGCAATGGGACGCGTGGGTAAAGAGGCTGCAAGTGTTTCTCTTGTGTAATCCCGATGGCATAAGTATTTCTAAACCTCCAACCCCAATCTTAATTTATGATATAGATTTGCGGGACTTTCTTCCAGAGACAATCAGGGTTGGCCTCTCGGCTTCGACAGGAAATTCCTCGGAGACACACACTGTGAACTCTTGGAATTTCTCTTGTCAGTATTCGTGGGAATTATCAGCTGTTCCACCTCCAACCAACGCTCACAATGAAAGCAATAGCCATTTCTGGGTTATATTGATAGTGGTCTTCTGCAGCGCTATGGCTATCTGCGGTTTGGTATTCATTGGCTGGCGGCGGTATTTCAGAAAAAGTGAAGGCGTTGGTGAGGCAAGTGAAGAGAGCGATGTGGAGCTGGACCAGTGGTTTTCTCAGGGCCCACGCAAATTCTCTTATGCGGAGCTCAGCACTGCGACAGGAAATTTCAGCGATAATGAAAAACTTGGGCAAGGAGGCTTCGGTGGCGTGTACAGGGGTGTCCTGCCTGGCACGAAGGAAGTGGTGGCTGTAAAGAAAATATCCCAAGGATCGAGTCAAGGAAGAAAGGAGTATGTTTCTGAGGTTACTATAATCAGTAGGCTGAGGCACCGTAATCTTGTGCGGCTTTTAGGATGGTGCCATCGAAAGGGTGAGTTACTCCTAGTATACGAGTACCTGCCTAATGGGAGTCTGGATAATTATATCTTTGGGGAGCAGAAGGGTTCTCTGAATTGGGAACGGAGGTATAATATTGCCTGTGACTTAGCCTCTGCTCTTGTTTATCTCCACGAGGAATGGGACCAGCTTGTTGTGCACCGAGATGTCAAGGCAAGCAACGTAATGTTGGATTCCAATTTTAATGCCAAGCTAGGGGATTTTGGTTTGGCAAGACTGGTGGAGCGTCATAATGCAGCTTCTCATACAACTGTAGTGGCAGGCACATTTGGGTATTTAGCACCCGAGTGTGTAATGACAGGGAAAGCCAGTCCAGAGACGGACGTGTTCAGCTTTGGGGCGGTGACTCTGGAAATTGCCTGCGGAAGGCGGCCCGTTGACCGCTCTCTAAATAAACATAACTGCAGACTGGTAGAATGGGTTTGGGATTTATATGAACACGGAAAGATTTTATGTGCTGCGGATGAGAAACTGGGTGGACTGTTTAACGAGAATGAAATGGAGAGGATGCTGTTGGTGGGGCTGCTGTGCTCTCATCCAGATCCCACATCAAGGCCAAAAATGAGGGAGGTGACAAAGATATTGAAAGGGGAAACTGAATTGCCATATGTTCCTCTTGGTTTGCCCGTCGCTGTCTATAGCCAGCGCCTGCGTCCAGATGTCATGTTAAGCCCGTCGGCTTTCACGTCATCAACGGCTTCGAGCGGCCCGGATAAAATATCGGAGTATCCATTGTTCGTCACAGAGCCTCGCTAG